Proteins encoded in a region of the Vitis riparia cultivar Riparia Gloire de Montpellier isolate 1030 chromosome 7, EGFV_Vit.rip_1.0, whole genome shotgun sequence genome:
- the LOC117918344 gene encoding GTP-binding protein At2g22870, giving the protein MLLLRNRGLLSLQVTSLLSSSTSSSSQATPPFFLCFKNTLFHSTHQNPSPKPKPKPQTQHHVSASKTEKQAISDTARFAQTFLFVPPGVDPEEVTDDMVLPGSNIVLGPYAGHSQIKEVEFVKSSSRPKDCPKDDRPEFAILGRSNVGKSSLINALVRKKEVALTSKKPGKTQLINHFLVNKSWYIVDLPGYGFAKAPESARMDWSAFTKGYFLNRATLVAVLLLIDASVPPQKIDLDCANWLGRNNIPMTFVFTKCDKMKGGKGKRPDENIKNFQVMMGQNYGKHPPWIMTSSVTGLGRDELLLHMSQLRNYWDN; this is encoded by the exons ATGTTGCTGCTGAGGAATCGTGGTTTGTTGAGTCTCCAAGTCACTTCTCTCTTATCGTCCTCTACTTCTTCATCATCTCAAGCAACTCCACCTTTCTTTCTCTGCTTTAAAAACACTCTCTTTCACTCTACTCACCAAAACCCTAGCCCTAAACCCAAACCCAAGCCCCAAACCCAACACCATGTCTCTGCTTCAAAGACTGAAAAACAAGCCATTTCGGACACTGCCCGGTTCGCGCAAACCTTCCTCTTCGTACCGCCAGGGGTCGATCCCGAGGAGGTGACGGACGACATGGTTCTACCCGGTTCCAACATCGTGCTTGGTCCCTATGCGGGTCACTCCCAGATAAAGGAGGTGGAGTTCGTGAAAAGCAGTAGTAGGCCAAAGGATTGCCCCAAGGATGATCGCCCTGAGTTTGCCATTCTTGGTCGGTCCAATGTCGGTAAATCTTCGCTTATCAATGCCCTTGTTCGCAAGAAAGAAGTAGCCCTTACATCTAAGAAACCAG GGAAAACTCAACTTATTAATCATTTCTTAGTGAACAAGAGCTGGTATATCGTGGATCTGCCTGGTTATGG GTTTGCTAAGGCCCCAGAATCTGCCCGGATGGATTGGTCTGCCTTCACCAAAGGTTACTTCTTAAACAGAGCAACTCTGGTTGCTGTCCTCCTACTCATTGATGCAAGTGTTCCACCACAAAAGATTGACCTTGACTGTGCTAATTGGCTTGGTCGCAACAAT ATACCAATGACTTTTGTTTTCACAAAGTGCGACAAAATGAAGGGGGGGAAAGGAAAAAGGCCAGATgagaacataaaaaatttccaaGTGATGATGGGACAAAACTATGGAAAACATCCCCCATGGATCATGACTAGCAGTGTTACTGGTTTGGGCAGAGATGAGCTTCTTCTGCATATGTCTCAACTGAGGAACTACTGGGATAACTAG
- the LOC117918343 gene encoding uncharacterized protein LOC117918343, with protein MSWLARSLANSLKLDDDDDGATSNVTDKESLSDRKSDDEQQQIDPETPTGRGVKEDLSELTKTLTRQFWGVASFLAPPPTSPRHDQISDSNSREPSDEAPFDESSPEESSDPVGIAGIRSDLSEIGGKFKTGISKLSNNMAVSEITKIASNFLQFGSEHETVDYNLVGGAVGVTEEVMAFVRNIAMHPETWLDFPLVDDEDSDDFDMSDAQQEHAMAVERLAPRLAALRIELCPGCLTEDCFWKIYFVLLHPRLSKHDAELLSTPQIVKARAKLTQELQSRTKAKPEPESERGTYLKETTNPPHEEHPSVPSSSQSESSPLKTSSIESATSIVASDFPTEKRTVLSTKVQIVDKSVVEEGPVKEIKNQDSLSGSSSRILDEKYEDDGDDWLKEESSEIVGAGRATMPLVNEEDVSFSDLEEDDGDAPTSYKKVTYGSDSSTKDSRDWVQLISSSADSAKDATGSEKVSAHNTETKESNDWLDVDDIDVV; from the exons ATGTCATGGTTGGCTAGATCCCTGGCGAACTCTCTGAAGCTCGACGATGATGACGACGGTGCCACCAGTAATGTCACCGATAAAGAATCACTGTCCGATAGAAAATCGGATGATGAGCAACAGCAGATCGATCCAGAGACTCCTACTGGGCGAGGTGTCAAAGAAGATCTATCAGAGCtcaccaaaaccctaacccGCCAGTTTTGGGGCGTGGCCTCCTTCCTCGCTCCTCCTCCCACCTCCCCTCGGCATGATCAGATCTCTGATTCCAACAGCCGGGAACCGTCCGATGAGGCTCCGTTCGATGAATCCTCGCCGGAAGAATCTTCCGATCCAGTGGGAATTGCGGGAATACGCAGCGATTTATCGGAGATTGGGGGGAAATTTAAGACTGGAATCTCCAAGCTGTCGAATAACATGGCTGTTTCGGAGATTACCAAGATTGCTTCGAATTTCCTCCAATTTGGATCGGAACATGAAACGGTGGACTATAATTTGGTCGGAGGTGCTGTCGGCGTTACCGAGGAAGTGATGGCTTTCGTGAGGAATATAGCAATGCATCCAGAAACGTGGTTGGATTTTCCTCTGGTTGATGATGAAGATTCAGATG ATTTTGATATGTCTGATGCTCAACAAGAGCATGCTATGGCTGTTGAACGTCTTGCACCAAGATTAGCTGCACTGAGGATTGAACTTTGCCCAGGCTGTCTAACTGAGGATTGCTTTTGGAAGATATACTTTGTGCTTTTGCATCCAAGACTCAGTAAACACGATGCTGAACTTCTATCTACTCCCCAA ATAGTGAAGGCAAGAGCAAAGCTGACACAGGAGTTACAGAGCCGAACTAAGGCAAAGCCAGAACCAGAGTCTGAGAGGGGCACTTATTTGAAAGAAACAACTAATCCACCTCATGAAGAGCATCCTTCTGTGCCATCTAGTTCTCAATCTGAATCATCACCATTGAAGACATCTTCGATTGAATCAGCTACTTCCATAGTTGCATCTGATTTTCCGACTGAGAAACGTACAGTCCTAAGTACTAAAGTTCAGATTGTTGACAAGTCTGTTGTTGAGGAAGGACCAGTAAAAGAGATCAAAAATCAAGATTCACTATCTGGTTCTTCCTCTCGAATATTGGATGAGAAATATGAGGATGATGGTGATGATTGGCTGAAGGAGGAAAGTTCAGAAATAGTTGGTGCTGGCAGAGCTACCATGCCTCTTGTTAACGAAGAGGATGTATCATTCAGTGATCTTGAGGAGGATGATGGAGATGCGCCTACAAGTTACAAGAAAGTAACATATGGCTCGGATTCCTCAACCAAAGACTCGCGAGATTGGGTTCAACTTATTAGCAGCTCTGCTGACTCAGCTAAGGATGCTACTGGATCTGAGAAGGTAAGTGCTCATAACACTGAGACCAAGGAATCCAATGATTGGCTcgatgttgatgatattgatgTTGTTTGA